From Platichthys flesus chromosome 7, fPlaFle2.1, whole genome shotgun sequence:
AGAGGAATTCTTGGCGTCTTTGTTGTCTGAGTCCAGATCTTTGAAATGCGGGAATGGTGAGGGAGGGGGATTTATTGATGGGCAGAATTGGGACATACCAAGAGTTGTCGGACGTTGTTGTCCTGACTTCGGATCAGGTTCAACAGGTGCTGCTCCACCTCACACACAGTTATTCCACCAAAGACCCCGGTGACTCCACTACTGCAGGGAGCAGTTGTGTAGCCTGCGCGTAACTCTGTGGAATTAGATCTGCATCATTTGGCCCAATCCGAAAGCAAATAAAAGCGATGTGAGCCCGAGCACACACAGCTGGCTCTTGAGACTCCGGATCCTGGGTAAACAAGTGTCCAGCATGCCTCGGCACAGCTCACCCACAGAGGGACATGAGCCACTGAACAATGACTGATACTCCACAAGGGACCCGGCTGAAGCAGGGCTTAGCAAAATTTTATTACATTTGGCCTGTTTCAATAGACTGCCGGCCAAAAGAGGTTCACAGACTTTGTCATCGGTTTGACGATTACTATGACATCTACGCCTCCTTAGACTCTGTAATGCTCCTATTGTCGCAGCACATCCACCGGTTTAACGTGGAAATCTGCTGTTCGCTCCAATAAAGTTTTCATTTGTGCCACAATTACAGATTTATGAGAAGTGACCGGTAACTGTTACAATGTCGGAGTTTCTGAGCTGGTTTCAGGAACTTTAGAGTATGACTTTTATAAGACTTCAAATCAACAATACACATTTTGATTCTTCTTGCTAAGTGtgaattgtacatttttttgtctttttgtatgttttacATGAAGCTATAACCGCTGTATGATGGTGAGTATTATAACTGGCTCATGTTGGGTGAATGATAaacattatcatttatttttgtctcagTTTCATTCTTACAGTGTGATACTCTAGTTAGTACAGATCTCTAGAGTATTTGTTGCATTGCAAATACAACATCACAACAATCCATACATACGTGCATTagaaacaatataaatacaacaaagtAACTTGCAAGTATCAATACATTGCATTTTTGTTAAAGGGTTTGTAATGTCATTTTATGAAGTATGCAGGGTTtctaagatatatatatactgtacatattcATAAAATTCACGTGTATAGACAGTTGCAATTGATGAATATCCAAATCACACATTAAGTGATGGCTTGTTTTTACTTGTTCTCACcaaataaatgttataatatGAAGTCTGAATAATGTACATATAAACAAAGATTTGTAACAGTTTTCCTCAGTTTTATCGCCTGTGCCCATGATAACCTGTCCtccttccttttgttttttctttaattcgATTTGAGtgaaagtttaaaaataaagttatatcGTTTTATATGTATAGACATTATGAGCAACATAGATTTGACGGATTAGTTCATTTTATGATGGTTAATTACTTGTTTTCTCCATTAACTTGGACACAGTTGTGCCCCCTTGTGGTCAttcaataaacattaaaaaagtgtTTCCTTGTGCAGGACCACTGGAGGATTAATGAGGCTCTGCTTGCATCtcctttaataaaataaaataaaagaatgaatgaTAATAACAAACTAAATGCagtttagaaagaaaataatattgtACCAGAGAAAACCGTAGAAAAACAATGGTATCTAATGAacatatttcataataaaaccaCCCTATAACAACTGGGAGGATACTTACATGAAGGTAATATGTACAGTATCAAAAACTTAGAGCTTGACCACATGCACCGATTTACTGGAGTCGTCATGTTAAATTGCTTAACTTTTGGATATTAGACGCTAGGTGGTGCTCTTCTCCTTTAAACACTGCCCGTTCGtttcaaaccacacacacacgaacctGATGGACAGGACTCACCTCGATTACGAGGATGTAGTTAAACTATATGGTTATTATACGATTGAACTATACTGTTGTCTTTGTCCAGTCAAATTCGATACTGCAGCATCAATTTACTGCAGCTTAAATACCATACAAAACGTGCCATACTATTCTattcttttctattctattatattctattctatacTGGTTAAATATAATAGTTCCAGTTTGTTCAGTCCTGGCATTATATTCGCTCCATGATGCTGTAATCTCCAAGTTCTGGCACGTGCGCGGCGTGGACCGGAGGAGAGTGTGTGCGCATGGCACGCGGACAGATGtgccacccctcctcctccctcctcctcctctttgagCAGCTCCCGGGCCGCGATGATTGACACGGAGCCGCTcgcacagccaatcagagagcatcCTGATTATTTGCATAAAGTGGCCGCGCGCCATTGGCTCCGCGAGTGCTGCTGCAAACCGCCTCGCGTGCCATTACAGATGTCTGCTCCTCGGAGGCGCGAGAGGAGCCTTTAAAAATagaatcaaagtgtgtgtgcgtgtgtgtgtttgttttcatataaGGCCTTGAAGATGTTTGCgtctcaaataaataaacataaacactgtTTAGCCACAGCAGGTATATTatccaactctctctctctctctctctctctctctctctttctctctctctctctttctctctctcccaaacGCCTATATTTAAACATCGATATTGTTAttcatatatgtatttatattttatgttttttctgggTATTGGCACTTTTGATGGCCCAGACAAACATTTAACTATTGTCACCAAATGATTCAATAACAATCAGGTTAAGACTGTTTCTCTTATCGGAAGCATGGACTTGGTGTGATCAATGATCTCATTGGATGCAGTCATTATTATATTTCTATAATTCCCCACATATACACGTAGtcaacacggaggaggtggtTGGCCTCCCCGTGAGAGAGTCTGTGTCTCGTTCACACACACCAGGCTGCGCAGCATTTTTCACAAGCACTGAGCAAAGTTGGAAACAAACAtctacagccccccccccccccccccccacccccccctcctccttctcccttaTCACTTCACAGCCCTGCCCcggccgccgccgccgcagctctctctcttcctcttgctctctctctctctctctcgctttgtTGTTTGTCCCTGCAGGGCTGATTGAGCAGCGCGTGACTGACGGCCCGCTGGGGTGTTGACCAATCAGCGCTCTGCCCCGCGTCCAATGGGTGAGTCCCGCGCGCCATTGGCTGAGGCGAGTGTGGGAAAGAATGCAGAGAGGGTTTCACACGAACCGGGAGCACGCGAGCCGTCTATAAGTACCGCGGCGGCGTGTGTCGCAGCCAGAAGCGGAGACTCGCCCCCCTCGCGCGCAACACACGCTCAGCCGCAGCCCAGTCAGGTGACAGCTCAGTGATAACACACGCAAACAGTGAACGGGTGACCCCGACGATCAGACGACTCTCACGTCTTCCGAAGAGGCTCGAAGTGACAATTTTGGAAGCTTTTTTCGACTCTTTCATCTTTCGTGCgctcgcaaaaaaaaaaaaaaggatttataCCCATCGACTCTTTTCCTTCTGCTTTGAGCGACGATGCCAGCTGACACTATGGAGAAGCAGAATGCGTCCCCTATCGCCGGGGCCCCTGCGAACGGATCCCACACACCGGACAAACCGAAAAATGCCAGCGAGCATAGAAAGGTAATGGTTTTCGATATCATGCACATCAGACCATCCTGTTTGTTGAGCCTTCTGAACTGTGGCAGTCTCGGTTCAGAGTTTGTGATTGGATTAACAAGTTGGTTGTGATAGCGTGGGAAACTTTACGTGTCGAAACAAGAGATTCATGTGGAACTGTTTCTTCTTTGCAGTCATCCAAACCAATCATGGAAAAACGCCGGAGAGCGAGAATTAACGAAAGCCTCGGGCAGCTGAAGACACTCATCCTGGACGCACTCAAAAAAGACGTAAGTCAAAAGCCATGTTGATCCATTCCGCAAGTTTCCTCCACGTAACATTCTTTTTTGGGGTTTGAATGCACCTTGAACAAAAACTCAACTTGtcctgtttcctctcacagAGCTCCAGACACTCCAAGTTGGAGAAAGCAGACATCTTGGAGATGACAGTGAAACACCTGAGGAACATGCAGCGCGTGCAGATGAGCGGTAAGTTTATCTGATGCATTAAAGATCAAATGAAACCCTCTACGAATCTGCGGATGGAATCTCTTACCCACAAACGTGTCTCTAATATCcgccatctctctccctctcttccccccaGCAGCGCTCTCAGCAGACGCCACCGTCCTGAGTAAATACAGAGCCGGATTCAACGAGTGCACGAACGAGGTCACCCGCTTCCTGTCCACCTCCGAGGGGGTGAACACGGAGGTGAGGTCGCGGCTCCTCAACCACCTCTCCAGCTGCATGGGCCAGATGATGTCCATGAACTACCCGCAGCAGGTCCCGTCCCAGCAGGCGCATCTGGCGCAGCCTCTCCACGTGCAGCTCCCATCCACCCTCCCCATCAGCGGCGCCTCCCTGGGCTCCAAGCTCAGTCCCGGCGAGGCCCTCTCCCCCAAGGTGTTTGGTGGCTTCCAGCTGGTGCCCGCATCCGACGGACAGTTCGCTTTTTTGATCCCTAACCCGGCCTTCGCCTCCGCTACAGCCCCGGTTATTCCCCTTTACGCGAACGCAGGAGTGCCTGTGGCGGTTAACGGCAGCCCGTTGCACGGCAGCCCGGTGCCCACCGCAGCATCTCCAATCCACGGCATGACGTCCTTCTCCGGGGGGTCCCAGGCGGTCAGCCCCGGGGGTGTCAGCACCGGCTCCGAGAGCAACGAGCCCGTGTGGCGGCCTTGGTAGCTCAAGGGACAACAGACTCATGCGAAACCATTACTTTTTTTAAGTGACTTCCCACAACTGTTGCGGGGGATCAACCTGTGACTTTTCCGCCGTGGAATGATAACTCTAACCACTTAAAAAAACCCAGTACTTGTCATTGTTTCGTTTTATGGAACAGGGGTTGCCTTATATGGCAGTTTTTCTAATTTATCGTCTGAGTCCAACATTTGGATATCGGTGATAAAAATGTGTACATGCAGAAGAAATATAGGAGATGTTTTGTCATGAAGTACTTTTTATGAAAAGATTTTAGTTTTGTACAGAGTTGTTATGAATTGTTATACCAAAGCTGTGTTTTAtattctttgttgttttgtgttgaaaagaaaaaaaactgaagttgGGCCTGGCCCgttgttttaataaattacttttCAAAAATGAACGTCTTGTCCACAGCCTGTTTCTATCGTTCCAACTactgttttttactttatttgagGAAATAAAGGGTCATTATAGTCGCTCAGGCCGTGCGTGAAAGTTTCATTTCATGCGTAAAAATGCCATTGATGACAGTCTGTTATTATCATGTTTGAATTGCTATTTTTGTACTTAATTGCAGGGTATAAAGTAtcattctgtgtttttgacACCCTGCGAAAAAGTGACCAATCGTACGGACACATTCTATTGATTCTATTGAAGTCAGAGAATATATCTTTTTTCAAGACAGTGGATACAGCTGAAGGGTGTTTCCGAAAACGAAATCGAATTTGCAATCTATCGATCGTTCTCCTGATATGAACTTCAATATCAATCCACTTTAGGTTCTAAGTGGCCACCTTGTCACCAGTTTGGCGGGAGCTCTTTACATCTGGCTCACCGGAGAATGGCACAGGGGACAATGGGGGTGTATTTTTCTATTGCTATAAAGGTAATTAAAAGTTTGAAAGGAGTCTCATCCTGTATGCAGCGGGAGCTTTAAGAAGTCTTAAAACCTATTCATGAGCCTGGGAAATGCGCTCAGGGGTTAATGTCACTAACAGATTGCCTCAGCGAAAGGAGAATATGGAAGGATCCTCGCTTCCTTTTGTGCGTCAATTGTTCGATTCCACTCCCAGTGGGCCTACACCTCAATGAGGAAGAAAACGAGGGAACTTCGGTTTGCTGGCGGGGAGATGGGGCCGAGGATCACAGACTATAACTGCAGGTTATAGAACATTTGAGCCCTGACTGTGAATTAGTCTCCAAAATCCCCTTCTGcgccctcctctctcgctcacGTACACACTGATATGATCATTTGAagtgtgctgttttatttatttaggttATATAATCTCTGTCCTACATGTGGTCAGGTGCCTTTTCCATCACAGCTTCACACACTTTTCTGAGTtttacccccccaccccgctatcacacacacacacacacaaacacacgcacactcactccCACCCTCGTCTCTGTTTATCCCCGGGTGTAAACCTATCTTCCTCCAGTGACTGGGCTTCGGAACTGGGGGCAGTGCCTCAGTGTCGGGCGGCGTGGCGCTGGCCATGTGTCAGCCACTTGCAGTCAGTGGGCCCCTTTGCTCTGGATTAGGTTTCAGCCTGGTGACCGCCGGTCAACACCCCTCAACATTTAATCCTCCGTCGGCTCGTCGTGGGCGCGCACGGCTGGCACATGCAGGCCAAAAGTGGGTAACCAAAGCTGTTTTAAGTGTCTCTGCCCTGGacacgaggacacacacagacaacaaatGGACATATTCAGTTTGCAAACTTTAAGTATATGTGAGCGTGCACATCCCCAATTAAATACCACGTTACTGCAAAGGCAGGCACACATGCAGGTAGGCACGTACGCACAAACAGCCTATAGAGATCCGCAAGGAACAATCTTGGAAATGTACTTTTAGTATGACTTGGTCTGAGTCTGACTGGTGGTGGGTGTCTTTGCGCTGATAACCTATCCAACTCTAGATTTGTGTATAGTTGCATTCTCACTTTCATCCAGTACTGAGAGTCGGTGCCCTGCAGATGACACCTTCGGTAAATAGCACCCTGTAAACCTCACTCTGTCAGTGACGCACAGGCAGCTTCACTCAGAGAgaagacaaaactgaaaacaccaGTTGGCACCTCGTGTGGGTTTTGTGGTTCCTACTTCTGCCTTCAGTGTCTGAGCTAATAGTTCAGAGATGCCTATGTGGAGCTGAGGTCGTGAGAACCGAGCGAACTGCTCTGCCTGCGGCCTGGCGCGGTGCCACTCAGTAAATCCCCGCTGGCTCGCCAGGTCGTGCAGCCGCTGCTCGGCGGAGGTGAGGaggcaaacgcacacacgcgTGGCCGCCAAGAAGCAGAGCCACGTCTCGGCGAGAACCTGAAGGATCGACTTGAGTCCAGCAGCGCGCACAATGCTCCAAGAGAAGTTGACTGAGTTCATCCTATTTTTATAAGGCAACATGTGGCTGTTTGCAAACCGGGATAACGCTGCTCCATTAGATCCCGTGGTCTGCGTGTGCACGTGAAGATAACTAAATAACGTATCAGGAAACCAAGCGGCAAAACGTATTAGATAAACTTATATAAGAGAGATACAATCAAAGACAAACGTAATGCGCACCATCAGATATAACGTGGGCATTAATGGCACTGCTGTATAACAGAGCATTAATACTCCTCTCTGTCATTTTGCAGATGTTGGATCCAGATGTGGGCTTGTTAAAGCTTCACCTCTGCCTCAGCAGGTCCAGTACCACAGAGCGGTACAGAGGACATGTGGATTCTCATCAACAGAGTCTATCAAACCAAACAGGCGGGAATCCCTCTCTGCTGATGAAAAGGATTCCTGCACAGGGCTGAACGTCCCTCGGGGACCTGCGCCATCCAGGTCCCCCGGGAGCAGTGCCTGTTGACGGGGGTAGGGGTCATCCGAGGAGCCACAAATTATCATTCTCATTAGCGACTGAATGGAGGAACGCGCGCGCACAGCCTTGCCGCCAAAGCTTTAACCTGAAATCTCCCTCCAAATTCACAAGTGCTTTTGTTGCGTGAGGTTTTTGTTTAGGCAGCACTTACTTCTTTTTGTATGCAAGTTCTCCCACTGCCCGTTACAGTGAGTGGTGCATGTTTGGTGCAGGGCTGCAGCGAGGCatgaacacagagaggaaacttGTTGAGTTCTCCACCGCAAATATAAGGACATCAGTTTCTTGGAGAGCTggttcaccgaaaaatgaaaCCTggctcattatctactcaccactgtgcagatggaggggtggttGAAGTGTTGAAGTGAGTGGCCGGCCTGGGGGAAGATGGAGCCCTATAGGTGAAATTTCTCTTGCAAATTGTCATGCATCTCTAAGTTGGACAGtgtacagatgcacacacaggcagacaacaATTTGggctacaaaaaaaaaatcataaaaatatacaatgtaaattataaaaagagtctgaaatctGCTGGCTGACAGCTAGTTATCTATTAAtgtcgacaaaaataaactttaatgatgtccacaatcgtgGTGATTTTTACCTCTATATTGTCCTTTGTTGTCCTCCACTTCTTCGCGGTGgtccgaggggggggggggggggggcgacgacATGGAGggtatcagaggacatttaggctaaaaacatggtgtcaATGACGTTGAATATGAATGGCGGGGATCAAGGCtctttacccctgagactccagacaTTTATATGGAccaaaacactttaaacacccctccattggcatagtgttagataatgagtgaattagaCAAATTGTGCTTTATGTTGTATTTAGTATGTTGTCTGTTGTATGTTGAATGTAGACACCTtcgtatttgtgtttgtgtctgtagaaCTAGGAACTATAATTTCCCAGTCTGTTAATCCTCACTGGTTTAATGCTGAACCCACTCAATATCTTAAGCAGAAGATCACCTCAAGGCAAACAGCCTTCTTGCAGTTTTGACAGGTGTTGTCTGAATGAACAGGCCTCCCTGAGTCTCCTGTTGTTGGCTGGTTTGAGACCTCCTTTGCTCTGACTTTCACATGGACGACAGGCTATATTTGCTCCTCAAACTGAAGACGCTGCAGCTACGAGGACAGAAGGAAATGTTCTGCATGCTTTGGCCACAGGTTCTGGTAAAGTGAAAGGCGGGGCGGGAGAAGCGAAGGCATCAGGCATGAAGTGTGTatacgcgtgtgtgtgtgtctgtgtgtgtgtgtactggacACTCCTTCTAGCACCTGTTTTCTTGAGAATGAGAGAGGGTGATAGGGAGAGGCAGATACAGAccagaagacagacagaaaggcgGAAAGGGGTGGGAACATGATTAAAAAGAAGGTGTTGAAACTCGGGAaagtacaaaatgtttttttctcaaccGTGTGATCCAACACTGACACAGTTGAGGGTGTTTGTTGTGACGGGCGTTTGGGCCACTAATAGAAGCAGCATCACTGGAGATTAAGTAGCCAgattatgaatttattttttagtgCCTCCTCAATTTTGAGTTCTTGACACCTCATTAACAGCTGTTCCTCCGATCCTATTTATTGGATCCCTCCAAACGTCCCTCCTGTGTCAGTATTTTTAGCACCGGACCACTTATCTCTGGGACTGGGTGTGAAGTGTAGGGTGTGTGCAGTCAGAGGTGAGGCAGGGTGGGCAGCCGCAATGGGATGCGCCAAGCCCGATTGAATATCACAGGGTCGGGGTGCCGCGTGGGCTCCGATGATCCTCACCGCTTGTCTACAGGATGTATTTCTGAGGCCAGGTTTGTCTTTTCAGCAGCTTCTCCGGTTTCAAGGCCTGAGGCCTGCGCCTTATAGCCTTTGCAACTCTTGCAGATTCCATGAGAGAAAGTACAGGGACCTATTGACAGGCTAGGAGGTCGTCCTGCAAACTCCGAGGTGGCCTTGAAGGAGCCTTTCCCTTAAATaaggacacattttatttatgtattatctATTGAGACGGGTCATCCCTGTCTTTCCCCTGCAGCGTAGGCAGCTGTTGCTCTATTTTAGCTCTGGTTCAGAGTTCAACAGCAAGTCTCAGAGGTAAATACATAACTAATAGCGTTTAGTGGAGAGGTGAATGTGAATGATGTGACCCCTGAGAAAAGAGGGCATTGAAATGACTCATAAATAGATATTTGAAATTAGCAAACTCTCACAATGTAGATAATGTAGTGTTGTAATTGTTGTGCCTAACAGGATTCCCAAATGACAATATATCAAAAAGTTACCTCAATATCTCTGCCTAATGTATGaaatctgtgcgtgtgtgtgtgagtgtgagtgtctgCACATGTGACTGATCCTGTGCCCTGACCAATTTGACACCTGAGAACGTCACACTGATCTGACTCATACCCGTTTTCAAGATGCCATCATCTGAGtacgtttttgtgtgtgtgttttttcctcttcctcttcttgcactctttctttgtgtgtgcttgtgtgtgtgtgtgtggggtgtgtgtgtatgtgtgttgtggcTGGTAGCAGTGTATTTAAGTTGCTGTGTGGTTGGGTCACAGTGTGAGAAAGATCCTTTGACCTAATTCACGTAAAGATGCAGCAAGATTAACAGACATATTTCCGCCCGCCACCAGTGCTGCTACAGCTGATACTGACAGTCTCATTAAGGGAAGAGACATATTGAGATGCAACAATATAagaataagaagtaaacagggggcaaacaaaaacaatggaaCCTTTAACCAAGTTATATACCTACAAAATAGGCGAGTTTTTAACAATTTCTTTAAACTGTTGAAGGACTCTGCCACGACAGAAAGACCCGGTCATCTTCAGTTTGAATCTGGATTTTGGGATGGCCAGAAGGCCTTGGTCAGTAGACCGTAAAAATCTCACGTGTGCAGGGgacacaataattaaaaaataaaatgagggGCCAGACCGTGTACTGTTTTATATGTTATTAaggattttaaaatcaattctaTGTTGTATTGGTAGGCAATGAAGATTGGCCAATACCTGTGTGATGAGTGACCTGCGTCCTGTGTCTGTTAAAAGTCTGGCGGCTGCGTTTTGGACCAGTTGGAGCAGAGATACCGAATAACAATTCAAATTTGTGAATACAGAGAAACAATAATCAAGTAGAAACTAAAAAATTTAGTTATTTTCTCCAGCTCTTGGAAGGAAA
This genomic window contains:
- the her9 gene encoding hairy-related 9 isoform X1, whose product is MPADTMEKQNASPIAGAPANGSHTPDKPKNASEHRKSSKPIMEKRRRARINESLGQLKTLILDALKKDSSRHSKLEKADILEMTVKHLRNMQRVQMSAALSADATVLSKYRAGFNECTNEVTRFLSTSEGVNTEVRSRLLNHLSSCMGQMMSMNYPQQVPSQQAHLAQPLHVQLPSTLPISGASLGSKLSPGEALSPKVFGGFQLVPASDGQFAFLIPNPAFASATAPVIPLYANAGVPVAVNGSPLHGSPVPTAASPIHGMTSFSGGSQAVSPGGVSTGSESNEPVWRPW
- the her9 gene encoding hairy-related 9 isoform X2 — its product is MPADTMEKQNASPIAGAPANGSHTPDKPKNASEHRKSSKPIMEKRRRARINESLGQLKTLILDALKKDSSRHSKLEKADILEMTVKHLRNMQRVQMSALSADATVLSKYRAGFNECTNEVTRFLSTSEGVNTEVRSRLLNHLSSCMGQMMSMNYPQQVPSQQAHLAQPLHVQLPSTLPISGASLGSKLSPGEALSPKVFGGFQLVPASDGQFAFLIPNPAFASATAPVIPLYANAGVPVAVNGSPLHGSPVPTAASPIHGMTSFSGGSQAVSPGGVSTGSESNEPVWRPW